Proteins encoded within one genomic window of Oncorhynchus keta strain PuntledgeMale-10-30-2019 chromosome 12, Oket_V2, whole genome shotgun sequence:
- the LOC118390979 gene encoding galactosylgalactosylxylosylprotein 3-beta-glucuronosyltransferase 1-like isoform X3, with protein sequence MPKRRDILAIVLIVLPWTLLITVWHQSAITPLLAARKYDRHESRRDSRDTFTLKEPCTSENNKDIVEVVRTEYVYSRQPPWSDVLPTLHVITPTYCRPVQKAELTRLANTFLHVPNLHWILVEDSQRQTLLVTRLLQETGLNYTHLNVETPRNYKLRGDMRDPRIPRGTMQRNLALRWLRETFSPNNSNSQPGIVYFADDDNTYSLDLFEEMRSTRKVSVWPVAFVGGLRYESPKVNTLGKVYGWKTVFDPNRPFAIDMAGFAVNLRLILFKPQAYFKLRGVKGGYQESSLLRELVTLSDLEPKAANCTKVLVWHTRTEKPVLVNEGKKGFTDSNVEI encoded by the exons ATGCCGAAGAGACGAGACATTCTGGCCATCGTGTTGATCGTGTTGCCTTGGACGCTACTTATCACTGTTTGGCATCAGAGTGCCATCACCCCTCTGCTAGCTGCTCGAAAGT ATGACAGACATGAGAGTCGACGAGACTCCCGGGACACCTTCACCCTCAAGGAGCCCTGCACCTCAGAGAACAACAAGGACATTGTGGAGGTTGTGCGCACCGAGTACGTCTACAGCCGCCAGCCACCCTGGTCTGATGTCCTCCCCACCCTCCACGTCATCACCCCAACCTACTGCCGGCCGGTCCAGAAGGCAGAGCTGACCCGTCTGGCCAACACCTTCCTCCACGTGCCCAACCTGCACTGGATCCTGGTTGAGGACTCTCAGCGACAAACCCTGCTAGTCACCAGGCTCCTTCAGGAAACAGGCCTGAACTACACCCACCTTAATGTGGAGACACCCAGGAACTATAAGCTGCGTGGGGACATGAGGGACCCCAGGATACCCCGGGGAACCATGCAGAGGAACCTGGCTCTGCGCTGGCTTAGAGAGACCTTCAGCCCCAACAACAGCAACAGCCAGCCTGGTATCGTCTACTTTGCAGACGATGATAACACCTATAGTCTGGATCTGTTTGAGGAG ATGCGTTCAACAAGGAAGGTGTCTGTGTGGCCTGTAGCCTTTGTGGGCGGCCTGCGGTACGAGTCCCCTAAAGTCAATACCCTGGGCAAGGTTTACGGCTGGAAGACTGTGTTTGACCCCAACCGACCCTTTGCCATAGACATGGCTGGGTTTGCGGTGAACCTCCGCCTCATTCTCTTTAAGCCTCAGGCCTACTTCAAGCTGCGGGGAGTCAAGGGAGGGTACCAGGAGAGCAGCTTACTGCGGGAGCTGGTCACCCTCAGCGACTTGGAGCCCAAGGCTGCTAATTGCACTAAG GTACTTGTGTGGCACACTAGGACAGAGAAGCCTGTCCTGGTGAACGAGGGAAAGAAAGGATTTACGGACTCCAACGTGGAGATATGA
- the LOC118390979 gene encoding galactosylgalactosylxylosylprotein 3-beta-glucuronosyltransferase 1-like isoform X1 produces the protein MPKRRDILAIVLIVLPWTLLITVWHQSAITPLLAARKCKGHSSNSPCRGFYDDRHESRRDSRDTFTLKEPCTSENNKDIVEVVRTEYVYSRQPPWSDVLPTLHVITPTYCRPVQKAELTRLANTFLHVPNLHWILVEDSQRQTLLVTRLLQETGLNYTHLNVETPRNYKLRGDMRDPRIPRGTMQRNLALRWLRETFSPNNSNSQPGIVYFADDDNTYSLDLFEEMRSTRKVSVWPVAFVGGLRYESPKVNTLGKVYGWKTVFDPNRPFAIDMAGFAVNLRLILFKPQAYFKLRGVKGGYQESSLLRELVTLSDLEPKAANCTKVLVWHTRTEKPVLVNEGKKGFTDSNVEI, from the exons ATGCCGAAGAGACGAGACATTCTGGCCATCGTGTTGATCGTGTTGCCTTGGACGCTACTTATCACTGTTTGGCATCAGAGTGCCATCACCCCTCTGCTAGCTGCTCGAAAGTGTAAAGGTCATTCCTCAAATTCCCCATGTAGGGGGTTTTATG ATGACAGACATGAGAGTCGACGAGACTCCCGGGACACCTTCACCCTCAAGGAGCCCTGCACCTCAGAGAACAACAAGGACATTGTGGAGGTTGTGCGCACCGAGTACGTCTACAGCCGCCAGCCACCCTGGTCTGATGTCCTCCCCACCCTCCACGTCATCACCCCAACCTACTGCCGGCCGGTCCAGAAGGCAGAGCTGACCCGTCTGGCCAACACCTTCCTCCACGTGCCCAACCTGCACTGGATCCTGGTTGAGGACTCTCAGCGACAAACCCTGCTAGTCACCAGGCTCCTTCAGGAAACAGGCCTGAACTACACCCACCTTAATGTGGAGACACCCAGGAACTATAAGCTGCGTGGGGACATGAGGGACCCCAGGATACCCCGGGGAACCATGCAGAGGAACCTGGCTCTGCGCTGGCTTAGAGAGACCTTCAGCCCCAACAACAGCAACAGCCAGCCTGGTATCGTCTACTTTGCAGACGATGATAACACCTATAGTCTGGATCTGTTTGAGGAG ATGCGTTCAACAAGGAAGGTGTCTGTGTGGCCTGTAGCCTTTGTGGGCGGCCTGCGGTACGAGTCCCCTAAAGTCAATACCCTGGGCAAGGTTTACGGCTGGAAGACTGTGTTTGACCCCAACCGACCCTTTGCCATAGACATGGCTGGGTTTGCGGTGAACCTCCGCCTCATTCTCTTTAAGCCTCAGGCCTACTTCAAGCTGCGGGGAGTCAAGGGAGGGTACCAGGAGAGCAGCTTACTGCGGGAGCTGGTCACCCTCAGCGACTTGGAGCCCAAGGCTGCTAATTGCACTAAG GTACTTGTGTGGCACACTAGGACAGAGAAGCCTGTCCTGGTGAACGAGGGAAAGAAAGGATTTACGGACTCCAACGTGGAGATATGA
- the LOC118390979 gene encoding galactosylgalactosylxylosylprotein 3-beta-glucuronosyltransferase 1-like isoform X2, with protein MPKRRDILAIVLIVLPWTLLITVWHQSAITPLLAARKCKDDRHESRRDSRDTFTLKEPCTSENNKDIVEVVRTEYVYSRQPPWSDVLPTLHVITPTYCRPVQKAELTRLANTFLHVPNLHWILVEDSQRQTLLVTRLLQETGLNYTHLNVETPRNYKLRGDMRDPRIPRGTMQRNLALRWLRETFSPNNSNSQPGIVYFADDDNTYSLDLFEEMRSTRKVSVWPVAFVGGLRYESPKVNTLGKVYGWKTVFDPNRPFAIDMAGFAVNLRLILFKPQAYFKLRGVKGGYQESSLLRELVTLSDLEPKAANCTKVLVWHTRTEKPVLVNEGKKGFTDSNVEI; from the exons ATGCCGAAGAGACGAGACATTCTGGCCATCGTGTTGATCGTGTTGCCTTGGACGCTACTTATCACTGTTTGGCATCAGAGTGCCATCACCCCTCTGCTAGCTGCTCGAAAGTGTAAAG ATGACAGACATGAGAGTCGACGAGACTCCCGGGACACCTTCACCCTCAAGGAGCCCTGCACCTCAGAGAACAACAAGGACATTGTGGAGGTTGTGCGCACCGAGTACGTCTACAGCCGCCAGCCACCCTGGTCTGATGTCCTCCCCACCCTCCACGTCATCACCCCAACCTACTGCCGGCCGGTCCAGAAGGCAGAGCTGACCCGTCTGGCCAACACCTTCCTCCACGTGCCCAACCTGCACTGGATCCTGGTTGAGGACTCTCAGCGACAAACCCTGCTAGTCACCAGGCTCCTTCAGGAAACAGGCCTGAACTACACCCACCTTAATGTGGAGACACCCAGGAACTATAAGCTGCGTGGGGACATGAGGGACCCCAGGATACCCCGGGGAACCATGCAGAGGAACCTGGCTCTGCGCTGGCTTAGAGAGACCTTCAGCCCCAACAACAGCAACAGCCAGCCTGGTATCGTCTACTTTGCAGACGATGATAACACCTATAGTCTGGATCTGTTTGAGGAG ATGCGTTCAACAAGGAAGGTGTCTGTGTGGCCTGTAGCCTTTGTGGGCGGCCTGCGGTACGAGTCCCCTAAAGTCAATACCCTGGGCAAGGTTTACGGCTGGAAGACTGTGTTTGACCCCAACCGACCCTTTGCCATAGACATGGCTGGGTTTGCGGTGAACCTCCGCCTCATTCTCTTTAAGCCTCAGGCCTACTTCAAGCTGCGGGGAGTCAAGGGAGGGTACCAGGAGAGCAGCTTACTGCGGGAGCTGGTCACCCTCAGCGACTTGGAGCCCAAGGCTGCTAATTGCACTAAG GTACTTGTGTGGCACACTAGGACAGAGAAGCCTGTCCTGGTGAACGAGGGAAAGAAAGGATTTACGGACTCCAACGTGGAGATATGA